One Bosea sp. 685 DNA segment encodes these proteins:
- a CDS encoding N-formylglutamate amidohydrolase, whose protein sequence is MLTSYECWPAMNANPPIVLNPDGRLPGVIAVDHAGRSVPPGLGELGLAPAWRDSHYFCDLGVAELAHELAARIDVPIVLCDVSRLVIDVNRWVDDPRSIATALEGTPIPANAALPPAEREARQEAVFWPYHNLLGAIWERQTARHPRPFFFALHSCTRVFDGQHRPWDGGTLWHDDDTLSRHLLDHLGKEDGLVLGDNQPYSGRNGVFTVDWHSYGSGLPACGFEVTNDLLETGRDRARWASRLAGALTAAIDDGVAA, encoded by the coding sequence ATGCTGACCTCCTATGAATGCTGGCCTGCCATGAATGCCAATCCGCCGATCGTGCTGAACCCGGACGGTCGCTTGCCCGGGGTGATCGCGGTCGATCATGCCGGCCGCTCGGTCCCGCCCGGGCTCGGTGAGCTCGGACTCGCCCCGGCCTGGCGCGACAGCCATTATTTCTGCGATCTGGGCGTGGCGGAACTCGCCCATGAGCTTGCTGCACGGATCGACGTGCCGATCGTGCTCTGCGACGTCAGCCGCCTCGTGATCGACGTCAATCGGTGGGTCGATGATCCCCGCTCGATCGCCACCGCGCTCGAAGGCACGCCGATCCCAGCGAATGCCGCCTTGCCCCCGGCCGAAAGAGAGGCCCGGCAGGAGGCCGTCTTCTGGCCCTATCACAACCTGCTGGGGGCGATCTGGGAGCGCCAGACCGCGCGCCATCCGCGCCCCTTCTTCTTCGCGCTGCATAGCTGCACCCGCGTCTTCGACGGCCAGCATCGCCCCTGGGACGGCGGAACGCTCTGGCATGACGACGACACCCTGTCGCGCCACCTGCTTGACCATCTCGGCAAGGAAGACGGCCTCGTCCTGGGTGACAACCAGCCCTATTCCGGCCGCAACGGTGTCTTCACGGTCGACTGGCACAGCTATGGCTCGGGCCTGCCGGCCTGCGGTTTCGAGGTGACGAACGACCTTCTGGAAACCGGACGCGACCGCGCGCGTTGGGCCAGCCGTCTGGCCGGTGCGCTGACGGCCGCCATCGACGATGGAGTTGCCGCGTGA
- a CDS encoding FAD-dependent oxidoreductase has product MTPFSAEPPYALTAVAAPVTERLAGTRDVDMLLVGGGYGGLLTAIELAEAGARVAVIEARDIGAGGSGRNHGQCIPVFAYLDPATLPEKGVGLLTDAGARVFERIARHGLRCEAVQKGTLSAAYNERTLATTRAAQAKYAGYGKTERYLDAEEVTALTGTRAFLGGWVHREGGHLNPLGYARELARLALSLGVEVFTQSPMTGFARRDGRWCIRTPDGEIRAKTVGLTTDAYSTAAIPGAVTQGFFPLTSYAVASRPLTTEQRASVMPSGMNFGDTHHDPMFFRIDASGRIVTGGLQEPGRGSRFDYTAAFMTRRLSRIWPVIEGLDWEFMWTGTVSMALDQTPSIQRLDDGLWALSGWSGRGVPTSAALACAFARTLEDPAAGLAWWPQRQPPRVIARALLGRMVQLCRGPFNQLRDRMEG; this is encoded by the coding sequence GTGACCCCGTTTTCGGCCGAGCCCCCCTACGCGCTGACCGCCGTCGCCGCGCCAGTGACCGAGCGCCTCGCCGGCACGCGCGATGTCGATATGCTCCTGGTCGGCGGCGGCTATGGGGGCCTGCTGACCGCGATCGAACTGGCCGAGGCCGGGGCCCGCGTCGCGGTGATCGAGGCGCGCGATATCGGCGCCGGCGGGTCCGGGCGCAATCACGGCCAGTGCATCCCAGTGTTTGCCTATCTCGATCCCGCGACGCTGCCCGAGAAAGGCGTCGGGCTCCTCACTGACGCCGGAGCCCGGGTCTTCGAGCGGATCGCGCGCCACGGCCTGCGCTGCGAGGCGGTCCAGAAGGGCACGCTCAGCGCGGCCTATAACGAGCGGACGCTGGCGACGACCCGGGCGGCGCAGGCGAAATACGCAGGCTATGGCAAGACCGAGCGCTACCTCGACGCCGAGGAGGTCACCGCGCTGACCGGCACGCGCGCCTTCCTGGGAGGCTGGGTCCACCGCGAGGGCGGCCATCTCAATCCGCTCGGCTATGCCCGCGAACTGGCGCGGCTTGCGCTTTCGCTCGGTGTCGAGGTCTTCACCCAGAGCCCGATGACGGGTTTCGCGCGCCGCGATGGTCGCTGGTGCATCCGCACCCCCGATGGCGAAATCCGCGCCAAGACCGTCGGCCTGACGACCGACGCCTATTCCACGGCCGCTATCCCCGGCGCGGTGACGCAGGGCTTCTTCCCGCTGACGAGCTATGCGGTCGCAAGCCGCCCGCTGACGACTGAGCAACGCGCAAGCGTCATGCCGTCGGGCATGAATTTCGGCGATACCCATCACGACCCGATGTTCTTCCGCATCGACGCCTCCGGGCGGATCGTCACGGGCGGCCTGCAGGAACCCGGTCGCGGCAGCCGCTTCGACTATACCGCTGCCTTCATGACCCGCCGCCTGTCGCGCATCTGGCCTGTAATTGAGGGGCTGGACTGGGAATTCATGTGGACCGGCACCGTCAGCATGGCGCTCGACCAGACGCCCTCGATCCAGCGCCTCGACGACGGGCTCTGGGCGCTTTCGGGCTGGTCCGGCCGGGGCGTGCCGACCTCGGCCGCGCTGGCCTGCGCCTTCGCTCGCACCCTCGAGGATCCCGCAGCGGGGCTCGCCTGGTGGCCCCAGCGGCAACCGCCGCGGGTCATCGCCCGCGCGCTGCTGGGGCGGATGGTGCAGTTGTGCCGCGGCCCGTTCAACCAGCTGCGTGACCGGATGGAGGGCTGA